Proteins encoded within one genomic window of Flavobacterium oreochromis:
- the can gene encoding carbonate dehydratase yields the protein MSDFYKSLLDNNKKWVDTKLNQDPNFFKDLAQGQNPPLLWIGCSDSRVPANEITGTKAGEVFVHRNIANMVVHTDMNMLSVLDYAVNVLKVRHVIVCGHYGCGGVKAAMGNSSFGVIDNWIRHIKDIYRFNKEKLNSIENEEERFNKFVELNVKEQVLNLAKTSIVQTAWKNGQELYLHGWVYGLNSGYVTDLQVNFSSNSDLHEMYQLDV from the coding sequence ATGAGTGATTTTTATAAAAGTTTACTAGATAATAATAAAAAATGGGTAGATACAAAATTAAATCAAGACCCTAATTTCTTTAAAGACTTAGCCCAAGGACAAAATCCGCCTTTATTGTGGATAGGGTGTTCGGATAGTCGAGTGCCTGCTAATGAAATTACAGGTACAAAAGCAGGAGAAGTTTTTGTTCATCGTAATATAGCTAATATGGTAGTACATACAGATATGAATATGTTGAGCGTATTAGATTATGCGGTTAATGTATTAAAAGTACGTCATGTGATTGTCTGTGGTCATTATGGATGTGGAGGAGTAAAAGCAGCTATGGGAAATAGTTCTTTTGGTGTCATAGATAACTGGATTAGACATATTAAAGATATTTATCGTTTTAACAAAGAAAAACTTAACTCTATAGAAAATGAAGAAGAGCGGTTTAATAAATTTGTAGAACTAAATGTTAAGGAACAAGTTCTAAATTTAGCCAAAACTTCAATTGTACAAACAGCCTGGAAAAATGGACAGGAGTTATATTTACATGGTTGGGTATATGGTTTAAATTCAGGATATGTAACTGATTTGCAAGTTAACTTTTCTTCTAATTCTGATTTACATGAAATGTATCAATTAGATGTTTAA
- a CDS encoding carbonic anhydrase family protein: MRTLNKEIQAQISPNKALEILKEGNERFVNNLKLHRNLLEQVNDTRDGQWPFATILSCIDSRTSAELIFDQGLGDVFSVRIAGNVVNTDILGSMEFACKIAGSKLIVVLGHSKCGAVKGACDHVEMGNLTELLSKLQPAVYEEQTTKENRTSKNSEFVENVAQINVKRTVKSILQKSYILKQMVENGEIGIVGAMYNIETGLVEFYKDCIFIKSDLEVNFNLKELIK, from the coding sequence ATGAGAACTCTAAATAAAGAAATACAAGCTCAAATAAGTCCTAATAAAGCATTAGAAATATTAAAAGAAGGAAATGAACGATTTGTAAATAATTTAAAACTTCATAGAAATTTATTAGAACAGGTTAATGATACACGGGACGGACAATGGCCCTTTGCAACTATTTTAAGTTGTATAGATAGTCGTACTTCTGCCGAGTTAATTTTTGATCAAGGTTTAGGTGATGTTTTTTCTGTGAGAATTGCAGGAAATGTTGTTAATACTGATATTTTAGGAAGTATGGAGTTTGCTTGTAAAATAGCAGGTTCTAAACTAATAGTGGTTCTAGGCCATAGTAAATGCGGGGCTGTAAAAGGAGCTTGTGATCATGTGGAAATGGGAAATTTAACTGAATTACTCTCTAAATTACAGCCAGCTGTTTATGAAGAACAAACAACAAAAGAAAATAGAACTTCTAAGAATAGTGAATTTGTTGAAAATGTAGCGCAGATTAATGTAAAGAGAACGGTGAAATCCATTCTACAAAAGAGTTATATTTTAAAACAGATGGTTGAAAATGGAGAAATAGGAATTGTAGGAGCAATGTATAATATAGAAACTGGTTTGGTAGAATTTTATAAAGACTGCATTTTTATCAAATCAGATTTAGAGGTTAATTTTAATCTAAAAGAATTAATTAAATAA
- a CDS encoding SulP family inorganic anion transporter: MTKKVNIFGNLGSDLPAGLVVFLVALPLCLGIALASGAPLFAGIISGVVGGIVVGYLSNSHLSVSGPAAGLTAIILTAKTDLGGFNVFLLAVFIAGLIQIILGFLKAGAISNYFPNNVIEGMLGGIGVIIFLKQLPHAFGYDKDYEGDLAFLQPDGENTFSELFSVIGNIHLGATLIAVISLLILILWPKISFLKKLKLLPPALVAVLVGIILNYIFVISESPLAVLDGHLVKLPVPKSFGEFKDSFILPDFSQFTNQKVWMVGVTIAVVASIETLLCIEAADRMDKHKRYTDTNNELKAQGIGNLVSALLGGLPMTSVVVRTTANADAGAQTKMAAIFHGVLLIVCAILIPSILNMIPLATLAAVLLLVGYKLANPKVIKHFYERGKYQFIPFIATMICVVFTDLLKGVALGLVISIIFILKGNMQRAYNFRRENYTEGDLIHIDLAQEVSFLNKAAIKVSLASIPENSSVVINASDTVYIAHDVLDLIKEFKNIRAKEENIQVKLVGFKEGYELENTGEEDKHIYVKHSIK; the protein is encoded by the coding sequence ATGACAAAAAAAGTAAATATTTTTGGAAACCTTGGTTCTGATTTGCCAGCAGGACTTGTGGTTTTTTTAGTTGCATTACCTTTGTGTTTAGGTATTGCATTAGCTTCTGGAGCGCCTCTTTTTGCAGGTATTATTTCAGGAGTAGTAGGTGGGATAGTAGTAGGGTATTTAAGTAATTCACATTTGTCTGTTTCTGGCCCCGCTGCTGGACTTACAGCAATTATCCTAACTGCAAAAACAGATTTAGGAGGTTTTAATGTTTTTTTATTAGCGGTTTTTATTGCAGGTCTTATTCAAATAATTTTAGGATTCTTAAAAGCAGGAGCCATTTCTAATTACTTTCCTAATAATGTAATTGAAGGGATGTTAGGAGGTATAGGTGTTATTATTTTTTTAAAACAATTGCCTCACGCTTTTGGTTATGATAAAGATTACGAGGGAGATCTCGCTTTTTTACAGCCTGATGGGGAAAATACTTTTTCAGAATTGTTTTCTGTTATAGGAAACATACATTTAGGAGCTACTCTAATAGCCGTTATTTCGTTGCTTATTTTGATTTTGTGGCCCAAGATCTCTTTTTTAAAAAAATTAAAATTACTTCCTCCCGCTTTAGTAGCTGTATTAGTAGGGATTATATTGAATTATATTTTTGTAATATCAGAATCTCCCTTAGCCGTTCTAGATGGTCATTTGGTAAAATTACCTGTGCCTAAGTCATTTGGAGAGTTTAAAGATAGTTTTATATTACCTGATTTCTCACAATTTACTAATCAAAAAGTTTGGATGGTAGGTGTTACAATTGCCGTTGTAGCTTCTATAGAAACCTTATTGTGTATAGAAGCGGCTGATCGGATGGATAAGCATAAACGCTATACAGATACTAATAATGAGTTAAAGGCACAAGGAATTGGCAATCTTGTTAGTGCGCTTTTAGGAGGATTACCTATGACTTCTGTAGTAGTCCGTACAACGGCTAATGCTGATGCAGGAGCTCAAACTAAAATGGCTGCTATTTTTCACGGTGTTTTATTAATTGTTTGTGCTATTCTAATTCCCTCTATTTTGAATATGATTCCATTGGCAACATTAGCTGCTGTGTTACTCCTAGTAGGGTACAAGTTAGCAAATCCTAAAGTCATTAAACATTTTTATGAAAGAGGGAAATATCAATTCATACCTTTTATTGCGACTATGATTTGTGTTGTATTTACAGATTTATTAAAAGGAGTTGCATTAGGTTTAGTTATAAGCATCATTTTTATTTTAAAAGGGAATATGCAACGAGCATATAATTTTAGAAGAGAAAATTATACTGAAGGAGATCTTATTCATATTGATTTAGCACAAGAAGTTTCCTTTTTAAACAAAGCAGCTATTAAAGTTTCTCTTGCTTCCATTCCTGAAAATTCTTCTGTAGTTATTAATGCTTCTGATACTGTTTATATAGCACATGATGTATTAGATTTGATTAAAGAGTTTAAAAATATCAGAGCTAAAGAAGAAAACATTCAAGTAAAGCTAGTTGGTTTTAAAGAAGGATATGAACTAGAAAATACAGGAGAAGAAGATAAGCATATTTATGTGAAACATAGCATTAAATAG
- a CDS encoding carbonic anhydrase family protein produces the protein MKTNKFYFLEIQESVRKSTMAFFMAISVQGLLISCSVDNNDYVTDLDKGTDSSVNSMKYPTDLISTPIFTANFPQFVVASQTPIDIQTSNVNSVNRSDLEIHYGRMTLSEITNHANEELKIHLNKTDTDNNYIVVSKKKYNLVNIHFHYNSEHKIDGEYSKMEIHLVNKSADNSYAVLGVLVELGSVNSTIQKLFENSPTQADQVNSPNISLSIPGILPEDINKIYSYSGSLTTPNFGANSNVTNGGPVTWFVFKSKQEVSSSQFDFYKSIYTRPNFRNIQPLNKRKVYLMK, from the coding sequence ATGAAGACAAACAAGTTTTATTTTTTAGAAATTCAAGAATCTGTTCGTAAATCAACTATGGCGTTTTTTATGGCCATATCTGTTCAAGGGTTACTCATTTCCTGTAGTGTTGATAATAATGACTATGTTACGGATTTAGACAAAGGTACTGATTCATCAGTTAATTCAATGAAATATCCTACGGACTTAATTAGTACTCCTATTTTTACAGCTAATTTTCCTCAGTTTGTAGTAGCATCTCAGACTCCTATTGATATTCAGACTTCAAATGTAAATTCAGTAAATAGAAGTGATTTAGAGATTCATTATGGTAGAATGACTTTAAGTGAAATTACAAATCATGCTAATGAAGAGTTGAAAATTCATCTTAATAAGACAGATACAGATAATAATTACATTGTTGTCAGTAAGAAAAAATATAATTTGGTCAATATACATTTTCATTATAATAGCGAACATAAAATTGATGGAGAATACAGTAAAATGGAAATTCATCTTGTAAATAAATCAGCAGATAATTCGTATGCTGTTTTAGGAGTTTTGGTAGAATTAGGATCTGTAAATTCAACTATTCAAAAGTTGTTTGAGAATTCTCCAACTCAAGCTGATCAGGTAAATTCTCCTAATATTTCGTTATCTATTCCGGGAATTTTGCCTGAAGATATAAATAAAATTTATTCTTATAGTGGGTCTCTTACGACACCGAATTTTGGTGCAAATTCTAATGTTACAAACGGAGGTCCTGTGACTTGGTTTGTGTTTAAGTCTAAACAAGAAGTTTCCTCTTCTCAATTTGATTTCTATAAATCAATTTATACTAGACCTAATTTTAGGAATATTCAACCGTTAAATAAGAGGAAAGTATATCTTATGAAGTAA
- a CDS encoding heavy-metal-associated domain-containing protein → MKNIVLVLVLFISVFGFAQEKIVGSEFIGVKKNKNAKYNIEVNGNCEMCKKRIERAAFSISGVKMAQYDIEGKMLHLVLNEEKCTLLDVEKAIGKIGHDTKNVKAIQEDYEKLHGCCRYERN, encoded by the coding sequence ATGAAAAATATAGTTCTGGTATTAGTATTATTTATAAGTGTTTTTGGTTTTGCTCAAGAAAAAATAGTAGGATCTGAATTTATTGGAGTTAAAAAAAATAAAAATGCAAAATATAATATAGAAGTAAATGGAAATTGTGAAATGTGTAAAAAACGAATTGAAAGAGCTGCTTTTTCAATTTCAGGAGTAAAAATGGCACAGTATGATATTGAAGGAAAAATGTTGCATTTAGTTTTAAATGAAGAAAAATGCACATTATTAGATGTTGAAAAAGCAATTGGGAAAATAGGGCACGATACTAAAAATGTAAAAGCAATTCAAGAAGATTATGAAAAACTTCACGGTTGTTGTAGATATGAACGAAATTAA
- a CDS encoding HYC_CC_PP family protein translates to MRLRNIVNTCLALLVLISNTGLAINVHYCGEVIAAITFDNLKKIVLQAVVGIK, encoded by the coding sequence ATGAGACTCCGTAATATTGTAAATACATGTTTGGCGTTGCTTGTATTAATCTCAAATACAGGATTAGCAATTAATGTGCATTATTGCGGGGAAGTGATAGCTGCTATTACTTTTGATAATCTTAAAAAGATAGTTCTTCAAGCTGTTGTGGGAATAAAATAG
- a CDS encoding exosortase F system-associated membrane protein, whose product MFQNKFKIIFGILSIIGLILIRNYELILFYDPFNEYFRGMFHGLLYPKYDMFKLLFNWLVRYGLNTLLSLVILYALFQELSIIKISIVLYILFLIVLIFLIFLLLEFCDESYVMTLFYIRRFLIHPLFLILFIPAFYYQIKNSKN is encoded by the coding sequence ATGTTTCAAAATAAATTTAAAATTATATTTGGTATTTTATCAATAATAGGATTGATTCTGATTAGGAATTATGAGCTGATTTTATTTTATGATCCTTTTAATGAGTATTTTAGAGGAATGTTTCATGGTCTGTTATATCCAAAATATGACATGTTTAAGCTTTTGTTTAATTGGTTAGTTCGTTATGGATTAAATACATTATTAAGTTTGGTTATTCTCTATGCGTTGTTTCAAGAATTATCAATAATAAAAATTTCAATTGTTTTATATATACTGTTTTTAATCGTTTTGATCTTTTTGATTTTTTTACTTTTAGAGTTTTGTGATGAAAGCTATGTAATGACTCTGTTTTATATACGTCGATTTTTAATTCATCCTTTGTTTTTAATATTATTTATTCCTGCGTTTTATTATCAAATAAAAAATTCAAAAAATTAA
- the xrtF gene encoding exosortase family protein XrtF translates to MKTLLKQYRPFFLFLGKFFFSYLILAMLYRLYLSSFVNQVDGFTRNVSYATEAILVFFGQKVNIIEDTFNQQYQLHLNGKYLARIIEGCNSISIIVLFQAFIIAFSTTFKQTTIFLLFGSFFIYVLNLFRIALLVVLYDLYPQYEHFLHGVLFPLMIYGVVCLLWTYWVKKYSDYVSK, encoded by the coding sequence TTGAAAACTCTCTTAAAACAATACCGCCCCTTTTTCCTTTTTTTAGGAAAGTTTTTTTTCTCTTATTTGATACTTGCAATGCTTTATAGGTTATATTTATCAAGTTTTGTAAATCAAGTAGATGGATTTACTAGAAATGTGTCTTATGCAACAGAAGCTATACTTGTTTTTTTTGGACAAAAAGTAAATATTATAGAAGATACTTTTAATCAACAATACCAATTACATCTTAATGGGAAATATTTAGCACGTATTATAGAAGGGTGTAATTCTATAAGTATTATTGTTCTTTTTCAAGCTTTTATAATAGCTTTTTCAACAACTTTCAAGCAGACAACAATATTTTTGCTATTTGGGAGTTTCTTTATTTATGTGTTAAATCTCTTTAGAATAGCTTTATTAGTTGTTCTTTATGATCTTTATCCTCAATATGAACATTTTTTACATGGTGTCTTATTCCCTCTTATGATTTATGGAGTGGTTTGTTTACTTTGGACGTATTGGGTGAAAAAATATTCAGATTATGTTTCAAAATAA
- a CDS encoding GAF domain-containing protein: MEFENLKPQIISITTNNSLSKDEKLLNICQLLEERISYYNWVGFYFANHETRTLHLGPYVGAETDHTVIPFGKGICGQVAESNTNFVVPDVQAQDNYIACSFTVKSEIVVPLFVNGINIGQIDIDSHILDPFTEKDERFLEFVNSEVAKLF, from the coding sequence ATGGAATTTGAAAATTTAAAACCACAAATCATATCTATTACAACTAACAATTCATTATCCAAAGATGAAAAATTATTAAATATCTGTCAATTATTAGAAGAGCGCATCTCATACTATAACTGGGTAGGATTTTACTTTGCTAATCATGAAACACGTACTTTGCATTTAGGCCCCTATGTAGGAGCTGAAACAGACCATACAGTTATACCTTTTGGCAAAGGAATTTGCGGGCAAGTAGCAGAATCTAACACAAACTTTGTTGTACCTGATGTACAAGCACAGGACAATTACATTGCTTGTAGTTTTACTGTAAAATCCGAAATTGTTGTACCATTATTTGTAAATGGTATCAATATTGGTCAAATAGACATTGATAGTCACATACTAGATCCTTTTACAGAAAAAGATGAACGATTTTTAGAATTTGTAAATTCAGAAGTTGCTAAACTTTTTTAA
- the rpsO gene encoding 30S ribosomal protein S15 has protein sequence MYLSKEKKAEIFTQHGGKAENTGSAEGQIALFTFRINHLTEHLKRNRHDYNTERSLVKLVGKRRALLDYLKNKDINRYRAIIKELNIRK, from the coding sequence ATGTATTTATCAAAAGAGAAAAAAGCTGAAATCTTCACTCAACACGGAGGAAAAGCTGAAAACACTGGATCAGCAGAAGGACAAATAGCTTTATTTACTTTCAGAATTAACCACTTAACTGAGCACTTAAAAAGAAATCGCCACGATTACAACACTGAGCGCTCATTAGTAAAGTTAGTAGGAAAAAGAAGAGCTCTTCTTGACTACCTAAAAAACAAGGATATCAACAGATATCGTGCGATTATCAAAGAATTAAACATCAGAAAATAA
- a CDS encoding polyribonucleotide nucleotidyltransferase, producing the protein MLLATAVSARTANPGVDFLPLTVDYREKFAAAGRFPGGFFKREARPSDSEVLTMRLVDRVLRPLFPDDYHAETQIMIQLMSHDEDVMPDALTGLAASASLAVSDIPFYNFISEVRVGRVDGKLIINPNKTQLEKSDIDMMIGASKDSVCMVEGEMKEISEAEMIEAIKFAHEAIKTQIEAQERLRTAIGSLTYREYEAEKNDEAVYNKVKEACYDKFYAVAQEASAKHERGEKFATISEDVKALFSEEEYTENEDLKELVSRYIYKTQKAAVRNVILEQGIRLDGRKTTEIRPIWSEIDYLPSAHGSAIFTRGETQALATVTLGTSREANVIDLPSEQGEERFYLHYNFPPFSTGEAKPLRGTSRREIGHGNLAQRALKNMIPADCPYTIRVVSEVLESNGSSSMATVCSGTLALMDAGVQMVKPVSGIAMGLITDGENFAVLSDILGDEDHLGDMDFKVTGTADGITACQMDIKIEGLRYDIMEQALAQARDGRMHILNKIIETIAEPRANVKPKAPKIVMSSIPANMIGAFIGPGGKNIQELQKVTETTIVLTEEGDKGIVEILGTNQTGIEAVLAKIEAMVFKPQLGEAYEVKVTKMLDFGAVVEYTKAPGNEVLLHVSELAWERTEKPSDVINLGDVFMVKYLGIDPKNKKKKFQENNYFLALLAKKKKKIKKQTLKVN; encoded by the coding sequence ATGCTTTTAGCAACAGCTGTTTCTGCTAGAACAGCTAACCCAGGAGTTGATTTTCTACCTTTAACAGTAGATTATCGTGAAAAATTTGCAGCAGCAGGTCGTTTTCCTGGAGGTTTCTTTAAAAGAGAAGCACGTCCTAGTGACAGCGAAGTATTAACTATGCGATTAGTAGACCGCGTTTTACGCCCTCTATTTCCAGATGACTACCATGCTGAAACACAAATCATGATTCAACTAATGTCTCATGATGAAGATGTTATGCCAGATGCTCTAACAGGTTTAGCAGCATCAGCATCATTAGCTGTTTCAGACATACCTTTTTACAACTTTATATCAGAAGTTCGTGTAGGTCGTGTAGATGGTAAACTCATCATTAACCCTAATAAAACACAACTTGAGAAATCTGACATCGACATGATGATTGGAGCTTCTAAAGACTCTGTTTGTATGGTGGAAGGCGAAATGAAAGAAATTTCAGAAGCCGAAATGATAGAAGCTATCAAATTTGCACATGAAGCTATTAAAACACAAATTGAAGCACAAGAAAGACTTCGTACAGCTATTGGCTCCCTTACATATCGTGAATACGAAGCAGAAAAAAATGACGAAGCCGTTTACAACAAAGTAAAAGAAGCTTGTTATGACAAATTTTACGCGGTAGCTCAAGAAGCATCAGCAAAACATGAAAGAGGCGAAAAATTTGCCACTATTTCAGAAGATGTAAAAGCTTTATTTTCTGAAGAAGAGTATACCGAAAATGAAGATTTAAAAGAATTAGTAAGTCGCTATATCTACAAGACACAAAAAGCAGCCGTACGCAACGTAATTCTTGAACAAGGAATTCGTTTAGACGGTCGTAAAACAACTGAAATACGCCCTATTTGGTCTGAAATCGATTATTTACCTTCCGCTCATGGTTCAGCAATCTTTACTCGTGGCGAAACACAAGCCTTAGCTACTGTAACACTGGGAACATCTAGAGAAGCAAACGTAATTGATTTACCTTCAGAACAAGGAGAAGAACGTTTTTACTTACACTACAACTTCCCTCCTTTCTCTACAGGTGAAGCAAAACCATTAAGAGGAACTTCACGTCGCGAAATTGGACATGGAAACTTGGCTCAACGTGCACTTAAAAACATGATACCCGCTGATTGCCCTTACACTATTCGTGTTGTATCAGAAGTATTAGAATCAAACGGTTCTTCTTCAATGGCAACAGTATGTTCTGGAACACTGGCATTAATGGATGCTGGCGTACAAATGGTAAAACCAGTTTCTGGTATTGCTATGGGGCTAATTACTGATGGAGAAAATTTTGCAGTTTTATCTGATATCTTAGGAGATGAAGACCACCTAGGAGATATGGATTTCAAAGTAACAGGTACTGCTGATGGTATAACAGCTTGCCAAATGGACATTAAAATTGAAGGTTTACGCTATGACATCATGGAACAAGCATTAGCTCAAGCTCGTGATGGACGTATGCACATATTAAACAAAATCATAGAAACTATTGCAGAACCAAGAGCTAATGTTAAACCAAAAGCTCCTAAAATTGTAATGAGCTCTATACCTGCAAATATGATCGGAGCATTTATTGGACCAGGTGGTAAAAACATCCAAGAGTTACAAAAAGTAACCGAGACTACAATCGTATTAACAGAAGAAGGCGACAAGGGTATAGTAGAAATTTTAGGAACTAACCAAACAGGAATAGAAGCTGTATTAGCTAAAATTGAAGCGATGGTATTCAAACCTCAGTTAGGAGAAGCTTACGAGGTTAAAGTAACTAAAATGCTTGATTTTGGCGCTGTAGTAGAATACACAAAAGCACCTGGAAACGAAGTATTATTACACGTTTCTGAATTAGCCTGGGAACGTACTGAAAAACCTAGTGATGTAATCAATTTAGGAGATGTCTTTATGGTAAAATATTTAGGTATTGACCCTAAAAACAAAAAGAAAAAGTTTCAAGAAAACAATTACTTCCTCGCCCTCCTCGCGAAGAAAAAAAAGAAGATAAAAAAACAAACCCTCAAGGTTAATTAA
- a CDS encoding sigma-70 family RNA polymerase sigma factor → MRQLKITKQVTNRETASLDKYLQEIGKVDLITADEEVELAQRIKAGDQRALEKLTKANLRFVVSVAKQYQNQGLTLPDLINEGNLGLIKAAQRFDETRGFKFISYAVWWIRQSILQALAEQSRIVRLPLNKIGSINKINKMYALLEQSNERAPSAEEIAAELDMTVNDVKESMKNSGRHLSMDAPLVEGEDSNLYDVLRSGESPNPDRELIHESLRTEIERSLETLTPREADVVRLYFGLGDQHPMTLEEIGETFDLTRERVRQIKEKAIRRLKHTSRSKILKTYLG, encoded by the coding sequence ATGAGACAGCTCAAAATTACTAAGCAGGTAACCAATCGTGAAACTGCTTCCCTAGACAAATACCTACAAGAAATTGGCAAAGTAGATTTAATTACTGCTGATGAAGAAGTGGAATTAGCACAACGCATCAAAGCAGGTGATCAAAGAGCCTTAGAAAAATTAACAAAAGCGAACTTACGTTTCGTAGTATCCGTAGCAAAACAATACCAAAATCAAGGATTAACCTTACCCGATTTAATTAATGAAGGAAATTTAGGTTTGATTAAAGCAGCTCAACGTTTCGATGAAACGCGTGGTTTTAAATTTATTTCATATGCTGTATGGTGGATTCGTCAGTCTATTTTACAAGCTTTAGCAGAACAATCTCGTATTGTACGTCTTCCACTAAACAAAATTGGATCTATTAATAAGATCAACAAAATGTACGCTTTACTGGAACAATCTAATGAACGCGCTCCGTCTGCCGAAGAAATAGCAGCAGAATTAGACATGACCGTAAACGATGTAAAAGAGTCTATGAAAAACTCAGGACGTCACTTGTCAATGGATGCTCCTCTCGTTGAAGGTGAAGATTCTAACTTATACGATGTATTACGCTCTGGTGAATCTCCAAATCCTGATAGAGAACTAATTCACGAATCATTACGTACCGAAATTGAACGCTCTTTAGAAACATTAACTCCTCGTGAAGCAGATGTAGTTCGCTTATACTTTGGATTAGGAGATCAACATCCTATGACTTTAGAAGAAATCGGAGAGACTTTTGATCTAACCCGTGAACGTGTACGTCAGATTAAAGAAAAAGCCATCAGGAGATTAAAACACACTTCTAGAAGTAAAATTTTAAAAACTTATCTAGGATAA
- the tssD gene encoding type VI secretion system tube protein TssD — translation MSFKSKLSVAGKEYTVLNVNYGLFQETDATGRPSTVTRGGKIELTIEGTADTSFFEWMTNSFERKDGSVKFFKRDSDAVLKELKFSEAYVVKFRENFDSTGVNPLTETFTISAKKIELGNGAYENEWV, via the coding sequence ATGTCATTTAAATCAAAACTATCAGTAGCTGGAAAAGAGTACACTGTACTAAACGTAAATTATGGTTTATTTCAAGAAACTGATGCAACAGGTAGACCCTCTACCGTTACTAGAGGTGGTAAAATTGAATTAACTATTGAAGGAACAGCAGACACTTCTTTCTTTGAGTGGATGACCAATTCTTTTGAAAGAAAAGACGGTAGCGTAAAATTCTTCAAAAGAGATAGCGATGCTGTTTTAAAAGAATTAAAATTTTCAGAAGCATATGTAGTAAAATTCAGAGAAAACTTTGATTCTACAGGCGTAAACCCTCTAACTGAAACCTTCACTATTTCAGCTAAAAAAATTGAATTAGGAAACGGTGCTTACGAAAACGAGTGGGTATAA
- the tssD gene encoding type VI secretion system tube protein TssD, producing MSFLAKLELDGNIYNILSCDYHFTQEIDATGKPEGMPQGGEISIRIESNGKSNLLQWMLDHSQTKNGTIIFFRRDAMSKLQELSFEKAYCVSFSEHFDAKSDEPLQIAMRLMAKRFTLNDATHEKNGKNKLINHRNQPFS from the coding sequence ATGTCATTTTTAGCAAAATTAGAACTAGACGGCAATATTTACAATATCTTAAGTTGTGATTATCATTTTACACAAGAAATAGATGCCACAGGAAAACCAGAAGGTATGCCTCAAGGAGGAGAAATCAGCATTCGAATAGAAAGCAATGGAAAATCAAACTTACTTCAATGGATGCTTGATCATAGCCAAACTAAAAATGGAACCATCATATTCTTTCGAAGAGATGCCATGAGCAAATTACAAGAATTAAGCTTTGAAAAAGCCTATTGCGTTTCTTTTTCAGAACATTTTGATGCTAAAAGCGACGAGCCCCTACAAATTGCAATGCGACTCATGGCTAAACGCTTTACACTCAATGATGCCACTCACGAAAAAAATGGAAAGAATAAACTAATTAACCATAGAAATCAACCATTTTCATAA
- a CDS encoding GatB/YqeY domain-containing protein produces MSLSAKIMDEMKNAMKAKDSVALEALRAIKSAILLAQTESGAKEEISADDEIKLLQRLVKQRKDSAAIYTEQNRPDLAEPELAQVTVIEKFLPAQLSEEEVEAAVAKIIQEGGFSGMAAMGQVMGQASKGLAGQADGKTISNVVKKLLA; encoded by the coding sequence ATGAGTTTATCAGCAAAAATTATGGATGAAATGAAAAATGCTATGAAAGCTAAAGATTCAGTAGCATTAGAAGCTTTAAGAGCTATTAAGTCTGCTATTTTATTAGCGCAGACAGAAAGTGGGGCTAAAGAAGAAATTTCAGCTGATGATGAAATAAAATTATTGCAACGTTTAGTAAAACAACGTAAAGATTCGGCTGCTATTTATACAGAACAAAATCGTCCTGATTTAGCTGAGCCAGAATTAGCACAAGTAACAGTTATTGAAAAGTTTTTACCTGCTCAATTATCTGAAGAAGAAGTAGAAGCTGCTGTAGCTAAAATTATTCAAGAAGGAGGTTTTTCTGGAATGGCTGCTATGGGACAAGTAATGGGGCAAGCTTCTAAAGGTTTAGCAGGACAAGCTGATGGTAAAACCATTTCTAATGTAGTGAAAAAGCTTTTAGCATAA